The genome window GCCCTCGGCGCTGCCATCCCCAACTCGGCCGGTTCGTTGCTTCGCTTCGCTTTTGGATTTCTATTGCCGTTGCTTGGGCGTGGTGTCCTTGTCTGATTGGTTTGCGGCTGTTCCCATGCAGAGCTCAGCGCGGAGGACAAGGCTAACCTTGTGGCGTCGATCAAGGTGAGTTTTATATTGCATTACCGGGCCGCGGTTCTCTGTTTTTTGCTGCAGTTTTGGCGGGCCTGTCGTTGGGTTGGGCGGTTTGGGGATTTTATAGCGAGCCTATGCTGAATCAGTGTTTTTTTGCCCTTGTTTAGAACACGCTCGAGGGATTGGCGTCGCGGCATACCGACGTGCTCGAGAGCCTCGAGCCCAAGGTCAGGAAGCGCGTCGAGAAGCTCAGGGAGATCCAGGTATAAAGTTGCGCTTACACTTGTGCAAGTACCCTGCGGATGTGGCATGCTTCGGTAGGGAGCTTTGTGTGGTCCTGTATTATTGTTTGTCTAATAAAGGATGCATTATGTGGTTGTGTAGATACTTGTCACAGTGGTATGGGTGGTGCACACTAGCACCGGAAATTCCAACGCTAATAGGATCTAGGACACTGTTAGATACTATTATCAGTGGAGATTCTGGAGAAGTGCCAGCTATTGTGAATGGTTGTGTCACGCATTGGATGCTTTTTATGATGCCTAGTTGCGAGCTCTAGATTTATTTTTGACTGTAGTTTGCCCTTGGTTCTTGACTCAAGGTGTATTGGGATTTTGTTAGAATATTTTGGAAATGACATGATACTGAATTACTGATACATATTATCTTTATAAATCTAACCATGTGAAAACCTTAGTTTAGTCTGGACAGAAGCTTCGTTATTATACACGTGCCTAGACTGGGTTTACTTTGTGCAATATATTTCTGCCTTACTGCCATGTGGATCTATCGCCGAATGGTTTGCCACTTGGTTCTGTATTATGTAACATAGTAATCACTTGGGCAATTTGAATTGATTCTCTAGATTCAATTGCAGTTAGTTCATTACCATTGTGTACTGTCTTCTAGGGCGAACACGACGAACTTGAGGCAAAATTTTTCGAGGAGAGAGCTGCTCTAGAAGCTAAGTATCAGAAGTTGTATGAACCACTTTACTCAAAGGTAAGCCTGTTCTCTTGATACAATGATGCCTCtgcatttgttgtgttcttttttgTACTATTGCTATATATTTTTTTCAGCTTCTGAACTGTTCTTAGAATTCATGTCCCCCATAGCAATAGACACTAGGTTAACATGTACACAATAGAAATGGTTAGTATTCCGATGCTCCATAAAGTACAGGCATCCCTTCACTATTTCTGCATCCTATTTGATGCCATGAGCCATCTGATTGTTTTATTGAACCTGACATTGACAGCGTTACGAAATTGTCAATGGTGTGGTCGAGGTTGAGGGTATCACAGTAGAAAGTGCAGCTGAAACCCCTGCGGAGCAAAAGACTGGAGATGAGACCTCTGctgatcaaaaaggtgaacatagTTTGAGATCTCTTGTTTCTATTGGATAATGAAACTCTGTTAAAGAAGATTAGAAGAAACATATCCTCTCAACTTTTTTTTGAACTTCAATCATAATGCTTCTCTGCAGAAGAAAAAGGTGTACCAGCTTTCTGGCTTAATGCAATGAAGAATCATGAAATTCTAGCTGAGGAGGTGAAGTCTTGCATCTTTTTACAGTTATTTTTTTTTGTCATGAGAACCATCAATACTTTGTGTTCCAATATGTTGTAATGCATTTTTACACAAACCAGTCTTTTACTGGCTGTAAATAATTTTGGCACTTCAATTTTCAGATCCAGGAGAGGGACGAGGAAGCTCTCAAGTACCTCAAGAACATCACGTGGTATAGGATCAGCGAGCCGAAGGGCTTTAAGCTTGAATTTCAATTTGGTACAAATCCGTTCTTCAAGAATTCAGTGCTTACAAAAACATATCACATGATTGATGAGGATGAACCAATTTTGGAGAAAGCCATTGGGTAATTATTAATATTTTCCTCACGTGCAGTTCAGTTTTCTTTTGGATGAATAGAAAGTTTTAGTAATACATGTGTTTACCAATTTCAGTACTGAAATTGAATGGTACCCTGGGAAGTGCTTGACACAAAAGGTGCTAAAAAAGAAGCCACGGAAGGGTTCAAAGAACACTAAACCTATCACAAAAACTGAAGATTGTGAGAGCTTCTTCAACTTCTTCAGTCCACCTCAAGTCCCTGATGATGATGAGGAAATTGATGAGGATATAGTAAGTTTATCTTATATGTACCTGCTTTTATGGTTAAACATGCATACACGAACATCATTGAACTTGATTTGGTTTTCCCTTTTCAATAGGCTGAACAGTTGCAGAACGAAATGGAACAAGATTATGATATTGGGTATGTTGTTACGTGTTATGTATTATAGTGGTTGCCGTCTTGTTACAGATTATGTTTTTGTGATCAGGGGATTTGATCAATCTGTTGATGCACCAAGATTAAGAGTTTGTTTATTACTTCTAAACTATCCTTTCTGTATCTGCCAGATCTACCATCAGAGACAAGATTATCCCACATGCTGTCTCGTGGTTCACTGGAGAGGCTGCTCAAGATGAGGAGTTTGAAGTTATGGATGGTGAggatgacgatgatgaagacaatgatgatgaagacgaagatgacgaggatgatgatgatgatgatgattacgATTCAAAGGTATGGGAACCTTTTTTTGTCtctctaagggcttgttcggttagctcttaatccatgtggattgagtgggattgggtgtgtttaaatcccaagcaagtcaaacttctttttaattttttccaatcccatccaatccatgtgtaattGGAATAACCAAACAAGGCCTAATGGGGAATATCACTTCACCCTTTCCAGCTTCTGAGTTCTGAGTATGTTTTGCCATtttattttccttttttctttggaACAGAAGACCAAGGGAACTGCCGGAGGGGAAGGGCAGCAGGGCGAACGACCTGCAGAGTGCAAGCAGCAGTGAGGTGCTGCACAATGAATGTTGGCAGGCATTGTTTGTGGAGCAATTAGTTTGGTTCTGCTTGATGCTCAAGGTCATTGAGTTGGTTTGTGGAACCTTCGAGGGGGCGCTTGTTGGTTTTATGGAATTGGTTGGGGAATTTTTCTGGGACATGGCGTTATATCATTATATGTGGGTAGTTTCTTCACTTTCTGTATTGGGTTTCAGATATTATATGTGTTCTTATGCTTGGAGTGAAGATGGTTGCCACTCTGGTATGTCTTATTGTGCATACCACTGGCATAGTGTGCTGTCTGTACTTTCATCAAGCGTGCCGTGCCGCTGAGAAATTTTGCTCTAGGGGAAAGGCTAGCCTTTTGCCTGAAAATGTTTTGCGAATTGCATCTTGCATACGGGTCTTGAATTTTGTCTGTTGTTTTACAATCAGGAGATATGCTGCCCAGTGAGCGCGCTAGGCCTCATGGGGGTAACTGCGTGAAGATTTTATTTTTGTACCGCTCTAGCGTTCCAGACTCCATTTCAGAAGTTCCGGAATTCATCTTGGTCTTTAGAAATAAAGAAAGCAGATTTGTGAACTTTAACGCCAGCCACCGGTAGTTACTCTTGCACCAGCAGGTTTCTTTGGTTGTTGTCGTAGTCCAGTTTTGACAATCTAACTATTGTTACCGGATCTAAACAGTTACTACTGCTCCCAGCCGACGTTCCAGGGGCCACTCAGGAAGGAACAGACGGCTCCTGGTCTACAGGGTTGTCTCCACTTCTCTATTGAGGCGTCTGGGTCCTACAGGGTTGTCTCCACTTCTCTATTGAGGCGTCTGGGTCCTGTACCGGCATCTACTCCTTTTTCCTGTACATGTATAAATATCAGAAGCAATAAAGAATAAGGTGCCTCTGGATTCATTTCACAAGCAACAATTTTTACTTTTACCATGTTATCACGCACTGCTCTACTGAAGACCAAATTTGCTTCTACGAAGAGAAGAATCGAAGATGACTATAGAACTCCACCACCAGAGGCACTGCTCTACTGAAGACCAAATTTGCTTCTACGAAGAGAAGAATCGAAGATGACTATAGAACTCCACCACCAGAGGCAAGGAAGTTCTCCATCGAAGAAAACAACCGTCGGGTACGCAATGATCTACAAGGATCTCTCTGTTGCCCTTCTCACCTTCATCATTAGGTTGTTGAACGGCGGCCATTGTCGCCGACGAGGTGCTGATGTCGTCGCACGTCGCTTTCTACGTGTTGCGCATCGACATGGATGTCGCCCTGCTAAAAAGCACCGCAACAACAACGCTCGGGCTACCCTTGACCCTGAGCGTGTTCGTGGACCGGCGGCGATCCCGGCGCAGGCCCTAGCAACCGCCAGCGCCACGTCAAGACGGATGGGTGCGTCCGCCATCGCCTTCGCCGGAGCGAGTTGCAGAGCGGTTGCGTGAGTCCGAGACCCAGCAGCCGCTCCATCCGATGCGGTACTGCCCCCTCTATGGATGGGGCTCGTGCCCTGCTCGGCAACCATGAGCTTCTCCACCGGATGAAGACACCTCCGCTACCGCTGTTCGATCGAGCGGGCTGCTCGTCTAAGTCACCTCTCCAGCGCGTCCTCGTGCCCAGATACGGCTGAATGCGCAGAAGTCGATCGGCTCTCGCGGCCGCCCCATCGGCCAGATCGCATCAACAGCTATTGCGACCGTTGCCGTCGACGACACCTCttcctcctccgacgatgagaGGATCGCTTAGTCCTCGGCGACGGGGTGCATCAGTGGCTGCCTACTCCGACCCCCAACGTCTGCCCCTCGGGAACTGCCTCACCGTCGACGCTCTTGAGCCTGAGTGGCAATCGGGTGGTCCGTCGGCTAGTGCACCACCTTTCCCCATGGCCGCGCGCGCCGTGGTGGTCGTGGTCTGCGACAACAAGACCATTCGACGATGACGATGTCCGCGAGCGCTCGCGCTCACCGTCTCGCCGTCTCTCCTGATGTGCGGCCACGGCGTGTGGCGCGGCGCGGCCTCGACAGGCACCCTGGCGTTGCGCGGCCCCGACGAGGGGCTCTGTGCGGCCTCGGCCTAGCCCCCATCCCCGGCGTGGAAGgcgcgggctcggcctcggcttgGGCGGTGCGAGCTCGACCCCCACCCCCAGCAAGGACGGCGCGGGCCTAGCACCTGGCACGGCCGATGCGGCCCTAGGCGCGGCTGGCCCTTCAActatagatgtccaataagcacgaggcccgcgagcccggcacgaagccagtTGTTTgagcccggtccgagcccggc of Zea mays cultivar B73 chromosome 8, Zm-B73-REFERENCE-NAM-5.0, whole genome shotgun sequence contains these proteins:
- the LOC100279994 gene encoding Nucleosome assembly protein 1-2, with amino-acid sequence MSDGKDSLDLSALGAAIPNSAELSAEDKANLVASIKNTLEGLASRHTDVLESLEPKVRKRVEKLREIQGEHDELEAKFFEERAALEAKYQKLYEPLYSKRYEIVNGVVEVEGITVESAAETPAEQKTGDETSADQKEEKGVPAFWLNAMKNHEILAEEIQERDEEALKYLKNITWYRISEPKGFKLEFQFGTNPFFKNSVLTKTYHMIDEDEPILEKAIGTEIEWYPGKCLTQKVLKKKPRKGSKNTKPITKTEDCESFFNFFSPPQVPDDDEEIDEDIAEQLQNEMEQDYDIGSTIRDKIIPHAVSWFTGEAAQDEEFEVMDGEDDDDEDNDDEDEDDEDDDDDDDYDSKKTKGTAGGEGQQGERPAECKQQ